The Sesamum indicum cultivar Zhongzhi No. 13 linkage group LG6, S_indicum_v1.0, whole genome shotgun sequence genome has a segment encoding these proteins:
- the LOC105163968 gene encoding disease resistance protein RPP13-like, with product MAVDAVASVILQKLRDLLLEESFTNNRVIGSQLKEMQEALESMRGYFIDAADKETDFGDIKKWTDDYLHHLYDKIQRRIKKLGHQTPAGLEDASARSMSSQLSNFSLGWWVDVNDAAEMYEEENHRDEEEEENGLDLNPFGDVDDPRNISSSIVSPTLSPRRDASLIWERLEHSRLMYNYSYDEEKLSIVGFEREVPELLNRLTKEDDCDDRIITVVGELGSGKTMLARAVYGNRIVKNWFKGSCAWVTIFKDSTTKDILLNLLKQGEKSKEQDGRNDEKFLKERLLLELTGQRYLIVLDGVQSLDQWKSLEDVFPVEQNGSKIIITTCDDQLGRLADSKRQPHSLKKLDYEESWDLFLRKVGLKEGPDNSTLKDRIIEVCRGLPLNIVLLGSLLSTKKGKGIKEWPSILDNQENWSTSGILMFSYNDLDAHLKLCLLYMMLFPKELDIPVRRLQRLWLAEGFVKRPENNDIFQEDVVQGYFDDLVKRSLISVSKLRSDGSPRKCRLLGVLHDLLLTKARGISLFHIHQGSVCNEDGPFGKRRLVEYADGNNCSLTPSEYQCLRSYISFNFQKKDTPAKDVAKQLSHMIGKGLGLLRVLDLEGVYKPSLPDNLGNLFHLRYLGLRWTFLDKLPKSVGELSYLETLDLKHTYINGIPPSIWKLKHLRHLSLNEIHLNKDMPLHSDTGSLPKLLTLWGLSVDQDSPIKNGLSKLTDLRELGITFRLSECDDKDSNGFSTTPQFMQDLVDWISKLTNLQSLRLRSKDDSGRPADLSLKPFSGLNKLSHMNLLGRLEKLPEIDHFPPNIKVLTLSVSQLDEDPMPVLGQLQSLTVLRLFANSYLGEKIVCPRGTFEGLEVLKLWMLKDLKKWELEEGAMKKLKELNIRCCSKLENIPSRLLQQGTFKDLILTNMPEKFKQTFEMNNPRKVSITVKDYKFTPLPWEQADGTRTD from the exons ATGGCAGTTGATGCAGTTGCCTCTGTGATACTTCAGAAACTAAGGGATTTGCTCTTAGAGGAGTCGTTTACTAACAACAGAGTGATTGGGAGTCAGCTGAAGGAGATGCAGGAGGCCCTGGAGAGCATGAGGGGCTACTTCATTGATGCTGCTGACAAGGAGACCGACTTTGGAGACATCAAGAAGTGGACTGATGACTATCTTCACCATCTGTACGAT AAAATCCAGAGGAGAATTAAGAAGCTGGGCCATCAGACCCCCGCCGGCCTTGAAGATGCTAGCGCCAGATCGATGAGTTCCCAACTGAGCAACTTTAGCCTTGGTTGGTGGGTTGATGTGAACGATGCTGCTGAGATGTACGAAGAAGAAAATCACAGGgacgaagaagaagaggagaatGGGTTGGATTTGAATCCATTTGGTGATGTTGATGATCCGAGAAACATCAGTTCTTCCATAGTTAGTCCCACATTGAGTCCAAGAAGAGATGCTTCACTCATTTGGGAGCGTTTGGAGCACTCGAGGCTTATGTATAACTATTCATATGATGAGGAAAAGCTATCAATTGTTGGATTTGAACGCGAGGTGCCTGAACTACTGAATAGGCTGACCAAAGAAGACGACTGTGACGATCGAATTATCACAGTTGTAGGTGAATTGGGCTCAGGCAAGACGATGTTGGCTCGTGCTGTTTATGGGAACAGAATTGTGAAGAACTGGTTCAAGGGTTCTTGTGCTTGGGTAACCATTTTTAAGGATTCTACAACCAAAGACATTCTGCTGAACTTGCTGAAGCAGGGGGAGAAATCAAAAGAACAAGATGGTAGAAACGATGAGAAGTTTCTCAAAGAGAGGCTCCTGCTGGAGTTGACAGGTCAGAGGTACTTGATTGTGCTGGATGGTGTTCAGAGTTTAGATCAATGGAAAAGTCTTGAAGATGTATTTCCAGTTGAACAAAACGGAAGTAAGATAATCATCACGACCTGCGACGACCAACTGGGACGCCTTGCTGATTCAAAGAGACAGCCGCACTCTCTCAAGAAGCTGGACTATGAAGAGAGCTGGGATCTGTTCTTGAGAAAAGTGGGGTTAAAGGAAGGTCCTGATAATTCAACTCTAAAGGACAGAATCATTGAGGTGTGTAGGGGGCTTCCACTGAATATTGTTCTTCTTGGAAGTTTGTTGTCGACTAAGAAAGGCAAAGGCATTAAGGAATGGCCTTCAATTCTTGACAACCAAGAGAACTGGTCTACGTCGGGCATCTTGATGTTCAGCTACAACGATCTTGATGCCCATTTGAAACTCTGTCTGCTCTACATGATGCTATTTCCCAAGGAATTAGACATTCCAGTCCGGAGGCTGCAACGCTTATGGCTTGCTGAGGGGTTCGTGAAGAGACCAGAGAACAATGACATATTTCAAGAAGATGTGGTGCAAGGGTACTTTGACGACCTGGTTAAGCGCAGCTTGATATCCGTTTCTAAATTGCGGTCTGATGGAAGTCCTAGAAAGTGCCGTTTGCTAGGAGTTCTCCACGACTTGTTGTTAACCAAGGCCAGGGGTATAAGCCTTTTCCATATCCATCAAGGATCAGTTTGCAACGAAGATGGTCCATTTGGCAAGCGTAGGCTCGTTGAGTATGCAGATGGCAACAACTGTTCGCTTACACCTTCTGAATATCAATGTTTACGATCTTACATATCATTTAACTTCCAGAAAAAAGATACTCCAGCAAAGGATGTAGCGAAGCAGCTTAGCCACATGATAGGTAAGGGGTTGGGATTGCTGAGGGTGCTTGATCTTGAAGGAGTGTACAAGCCTAGTTTGCCTGACAATCTGGGCAACTTGTTTCACttgaggtacttgggtctgAGGTGGACTTTCTTGGACAAACTCCCCAAATCTGTAGGTGAATTGTCCTACCTTGAGACTTTAGACCTGAAGCACACATACATAAATGGAATCCCACCTTCCATTTGGAAACTGAAGCATCTTCGCCATCTCAGTCTCAATGAGATTCATCTTAACAAGGATATGCCCCTGCATTCAGATACTGGTTCCTTGCCTAAACTCCTGACTCTCTGGGGATTATCGGTTGATCAAGATAGCCCCATCAAGAATGGTCTAAGCAAGTTAACTGACCTTAGGGAGTTGGGCATAACGTTCCGTTTAAGCGAGTGTGATGATAAAGATAGCAATGGTTTTAGCACTACACCTCAGTTTATGCAAGATTTGGTTGATTGGATTTCCAAGCTAACAAATCTTCAATCATTGAGGCTGCGATCTAAAGATGACTCGGGCCGCCCTGCAGACCTCAGTTTGAAGCCATTCTCAGGCTTGAACAAACTTTCTCACATGAATTTGCTGGGGAGGTTGGAGAAACTTCCTGAAATAGATCATTTCCCTCCTAACATCAAGGTTCTCACATTATCAGTCTCACAACTAGACGAGGATCCCATGCCGGTCCTAGGCCAGCTCCAGAGCTTAACCGTTCTAAGGCTTTTTGCTAACTCATACCTTGGAGAGAAAATCGTCTGCCCACGTGGGACTTTCGAAGGACTTGAGGTTCTGAAACTCTGGATGCTCAAGGATTTGAAGAAATGGGAGTTGGAAGAAGGTGCAATGAAGAAACTCAAAGAGCTCAACATCAGATGTTGTTCCAAGCTGGAAAACATTCCCAGCAGGCTATTGCAGCAGGGAACCTTCAAGGATTTGATCTTAACCAACATGCctgaaaaattcaaacaaactttCGAAATGAATAATCCCCGTAAGGTGTCTATTACTGTCAAGGATTACAAATTCACTCCACTTCCT TGGGAACAAGCTGATGGAACTCGTACCGACTAA